The Neisseria sicca genome includes a window with the following:
- a CDS encoding IS30 family transposase, producing MSYTQLTQDERYHIQYLSRHCTVTEIAKQLNRHKSTISREIRRHRTQGQQYSAEKAQKQSRTIKQRKRKPYKLDSQLIQHIDTLIRRKLSPEQVCAYLRKHHGITLHHSTIYRYLRQDKSNGGTLWQHLRICSKPYRKRYGSTWTRGKVPNRVGIENRPAIVDQKARIGDWEADTIVGKGQKSALLTLVERVTRYTIICKLDSLKAEDTALAAIRVLRAHKARVHTITMDNGKEFYQHTKIAKALKAETYFCRPYHSWEKGLNENTNGLIRQYFPKQTDFRNISDREIRRVQDELNHRPRKTLGYETPSVLFLNLFQPLVP from the coding sequence ATGAGCTACACACAACTGACCCAAGACGAACGATACCATATCCAATACCTGTCCCGCCACTGCACCGTCACAGAAATCGCCAAACAGCTTAACCGCCACAAAAGCACCATCAGCCGCGAAATCAGACGGCACCGCACCCAAGGGCAGCAATACAGTGCCGAAAAAGCACAGAAGCAGAGCCGGACTATCAAACAGCGTAAGCGAAAGCCCTATAAGCTTGATTCGCAGCTGATTCAACACATCGACACCCTTATCCGCCGCAAACTCAGTCCCGAACAAGTATGCGCCTACCTGCGCAAACATCACGGGATAACACTCCACCACAGCACCATTTACCGCTACCTCCGCCAAGACAAAAGCAACGGCGGCACCTTGTGGCAACACCTCAGAATATGCAGCAAACCCTACCGCAAACGCTACGGCAGCACATGGACCAGAGGCAAAGTGCCCAACCGCGTCGGCATAGAAAACCGACCCGCCATCGTCGACCAGAAAGCCCGCATCGGCGATTGGGAAGCCGACACCATCGTCGGCAAAGGACAGAAAAGCGCATTACTGACCTTGGTCGAACGCGTTACCCGCTACACCATCATCTGCAAATTGGACAGCCTCAAAGCCGAAGACACTGCTCTGGCAGCCATTAGGGTATTAAGGGCACATAAAGCCAGAGTCCACACCATCACCATGGACAACGGTAAAGAATTTTACCAACACACCAAAATAGCCAAAGCATTGAAAGCGGAGACTTATTTTTGCCGCCCCTACCATTCTTGGGAGAAAGGGCTGAATGAGAACACCAACGGACTCATCCGACAATATTTCCCCAAACAAACCGATTTCCGGAACATCAGTGATCGGGAGATACGCAGGGTTCAAGATGAGTTGAACCACCGGCCAAGAAAAACACTTGGCTACGAAACGCCAAGTGTTTTATTCTTGAATCTGTTCCAACCACTAGTACCATAG
- the mraY gene encoding phospho-N-acetylmuramoyl-pentapeptide-transferase, whose translation MFLWLAHFSNWLSGLNIFQYTTFRAVMAALTALAFSLLLGPWTIRKLTQLKVGQAVRTDGPQTHLIKNGTPTMGGSLILTAITVSTILWGNWANPYIWILLGVLLATGALGFYDDWRKVVYKDPNGVSPKFKMVWQSSVAIIAALALFYLASNSSNNILIVPFFKQVALPLGVVGFVVLTYLTIVGTSNAVNLTDGLDGLAAFPVVLVAAGLAIFAYASGHSQFAQYLQLPYVAGANEVVIFCTAMCGACLGFLWFNAYPAQVFMGDVGALALGAALGTVAVIVRQEFVLVIMGGLFVVEAVSVMLQVGWYKKTKKRIFLMAPIHHHYEQKGWKETQVVVRFWIITIVLVLIGLSTLKIR comes from the coding sequence ATGTTTTTATGGCTTGCACATTTCAGTAACTGGTTGTCCGGTCTGAATATCTTTCAATACACCACATTCCGCGCCGTCATGGCAGCCTTGACCGCCTTGGCGTTTTCCCTGCTGCTCGGTCCGTGGACCATCCGTAAACTGACGCAGTTGAAAGTCGGGCAGGCGGTACGCACCGACGGGCCGCAAACCCACCTCATCAAAAACGGCACGCCGACCATGGGCGGTTCGCTGATTCTGACCGCCATCACCGTGTCCACAATTTTGTGGGGCAACTGGGCAAACCCGTATATTTGGATTCTCTTGGGCGTATTGCTCGCCACGGGTGCGCTCGGTTTTTACGACGACTGGCGCAAAGTCGTCTATAAAGACCCCAACGGCGTTTCTCCCAAATTCAAAATGGTGTGGCAGTCGAGCGTCGCCATCATCGCCGCGCTTGCCCTGTTTTACCTTGCTTCCAATAGCTCCAACAACATCCTCATCGTCCCCTTCTTCAAACAAGTCGCCTTGCCGCTGGGCGTGGTCGGCTTCGTCGTTCTGACCTATCTGACCATCGTCGGCACTTCCAACGCCGTCAACCTAACCGACGGTCTTGACGGACTTGCCGCCTTCCCCGTCGTCCTCGTCGCCGCCGGCCTCGCCATCTTCGCCTACGCCAGCGGACACTCGCAATTCGCCCAATACCTGCAACTGCCTTATGTCGCAGGCGCGAACGAAGTCGTGATTTTCTGTACCGCCATGTGCGGCGCGTGTCTCGGATTTTTATGGTTCAACGCCTATCCCGCGCAAGTCTTTATGGGCGACGTCGGTGCGCTGGCATTGGGCGCGGCACTCGGTACCGTTGCTGTCATCGTCCGCCAAGAGTTCGTCCTCGTCATCATGGGCGGCCTGTTCGTCGTTGAAGCCGTGTCCGTCATGCTTCAGGTCGGCTGGTATAAGAAAACCAAAAAACGCATCTTCCTGATGGCGCCTATCCACCACCACTACGAACAAAAAGGCTGGAAAGAAACCCAAGTCGTCGTCCGCTTCTGGATTATCACCATCGTCTTGGTGTTAATCGGATTGAGTACGCTGAAAATCCGTTAA
- a CDS encoding NAD(P)H-dependent oxidoreductase — MMILTREQALEIFKRRVSVRYYDPARKISAEDFAAVLDFGRLSPSSVGCEPWQFVVVQNTALREKIKPFAWGMQASILEASHVVFLLARKHARYDSPAFEEMMDRRGLTAEERAGAFERYRRFQTHDMPIADDERALFDWASKQTYIALGNMLTGAAMLGIDSCAIEGMEYAEVEKILAEARLLDPENYGLSVAATFGYRVRDINPKPRRDASETVIWAE, encoded by the coding sequence ATCATGATACTGACCCGCGAACAAGCCCTCGAAATTTTCAAACGCCGCGTTTCCGTCCGCTATTACGACCCCGCGCGCAAAATCAGTGCCGAAGATTTTGCCGCCGTCCTTGATTTCGGCCGCCTTTCGCCCAGCTCCGTCGGCTGCGAGCCGTGGCAGTTTGTGGTTGTGCAGAACACAGCATTGCGCGAAAAAATCAAACCCTTTGCTTGGGGGATGCAGGCTTCCATTTTGGAGGCCAGCCATGTCGTTTTCCTATTGGCACGAAAACACGCCCGCTACGACAGTCCCGCTTTTGAAGAAATGATGGACAGACGCGGTCTGACCGCTGAAGAGAGGGCGGGCGCATTTGAACGCTACCGCCGTTTCCAAACCCACGATATGCCCATCGCCGACGACGAACGCGCCCTGTTTGACTGGGCAAGCAAGCAAACCTACATCGCGCTGGGCAATATGCTCACCGGCGCGGCGATGCTCGGCATCGATTCTTGCGCCATTGAAGGTATGGAGTATGCTGAAGTGGAAAAAATCCTTGCCGAAGCCAGATTGCTCGATCCTGAGAATTACGGCTTATCCGTCGCCGCAACCTTCGGCTACCGTGTGCGCGACATTAACCCGAAACCGCGCCGCGATGCGTCGGAAACAGTGATTTGGGCGGAGTAG